A region of Blattabacterium cuenoti STAT DNA encodes the following proteins:
- a CDS encoding CTP synthase → MKKKYIFVTGGVTSSLGKGIVSASLGMLLKARGYKVSILKLDPYFNIDPGTLNPYEHGECFVTKDGAETDLDLGHYERFLNQSTRKENNVTSGLIYKTVIDNERKGNYLGKTVQVIPHITNEIKRRIKILGKSKNFDIIITEIGGTVGDIESLPYVETVRQLKWELGKFNGIVIHLTLLPYITVTGEIKTKPTQHSVRNLMENGVQADIIVCRTEKHITNNIRKKLALFCNVKPNHVIESIDTKIIYEIPYLLHLQKFDEVVLNHLNLSTLSIPNLEKWRIFIKKYKNPKYETKIALVGKYVSLHDSYKSITEALIHAGTENETYVNIKWIYSEMIKEKNIKKYFEGISGILVAPGFGNRGIEGKILAAKYARENKIPFFGICLGMQIAVIEFARNVLGLKKAESHETNPNTSHPVICLMEKQKKLTHIGGTMRLGNWKCILVKGSKIHSIYGKKEIFERHRHRYEFNNDYLEIFSNAGMKVVGVNPETGLVEALELENHIFFLGVQYHPEYQSTVTHPHPLFINFVQLSIIASQNSSHYYEG, encoded by the coding sequence ATGAAGAAAAAATATATTTTCGTTACAGGAGGAGTAACTTCTTCTTTAGGAAAGGGAATTGTTTCTGCCTCTTTAGGAATGTTATTGAAAGCTAGAGGATATAAAGTATCCATACTAAAATTAGATCCTTATTTTAATATAGATCCAGGAACTTTGAATCCTTATGAACATGGTGAATGTTTTGTTACAAAAGATGGAGCAGAAACAGATTTGGATTTAGGACATTATGAAAGATTTTTAAATCAATCTACAAGAAAAGAAAATAATGTTACATCGGGTCTAATATATAAAACAGTAATAGATAATGAAAGGAAAGGAAACTATTTAGGAAAAACTGTACAAGTTATTCCTCATATTACTAATGAAATTAAAAGACGAATTAAAATTCTTGGAAAATCAAAAAATTTTGATATTATTATTACCGAAATAGGAGGAACTGTAGGAGATATAGAAAGTTTACCTTATGTTGAAACTGTACGTCAGTTAAAATGGGAATTAGGAAAATTTAATGGAATAGTTATTCATTTAACATTACTTCCATATATCACGGTGACCGGAGAAATTAAAACAAAACCAACTCAACATTCTGTTCGAAATTTAATGGAAAATGGAGTACAGGCAGATATTATAGTCTGTAGGACAGAAAAACATATAACCAATAATATTAGAAAAAAATTAGCATTATTTTGTAATGTAAAACCAAATCATGTCATTGAATCTATAGATACTAAAATTATATACGAAATACCTTATTTATTACACTTACAAAAATTTGATGAAGTAGTATTAAATCATTTAAACTTATCTACTCTATCTATTCCAAATTTGGAAAAATGGAGAATTTTTATTAAAAAATATAAAAATCCGAAATATGAAACTAAAATTGCATTAGTTGGAAAATATGTTTCTTTACATGATTCTTATAAATCAATTACTGAAGCTTTAATTCATGCAGGAACAGAAAACGAAACTTATGTTAATATAAAATGGATTTATTCAGAAATGATAAAAGAAAAAAATATTAAAAAATATTTTGAAGGAATTTCAGGAATTTTAGTAGCTCCAGGATTTGGAAATAGAGGGATAGAAGGAAAGATTCTTGCAGCAAAATATGCGAGAGAAAATAAAATTCCATTTTTTGGAATATGTTTGGGAATGCAAATTGCTGTTATAGAATTTGCTAGAAATGTATTAGGATTAAAAAAAGCAGAAAGTCATGAAACAAATCCAAATACATCTCATCCCGTAATATGTTTAATGGAAAAACAAAAAAAATTAACTCATATAGGAGGAACAATGCGATTAGGAAATTGGAAATGTATTCTTGTAAAAGGATCTAAAATACATTCTATTTATGGAAAGAAAGAGATATTTGAAAGACATCGTCATAGATATGAATTTAATAATGATTATTTAGAAATATTTTCTAATGCTGGAATGAAAGTTGTTGGAGTAAATCCGGAAACAGGTTTAGTAGAAGCATTAGAATTAGAAAATCATATTTTTTTCTTAGGAGTCCAATATCATCCGGAATATCAAAGTACAGTTACTCATCCACATCCTTTATTTATTAATTTTGTACAGCTATCTATCATAGCTTCTCAAAATTCTTCTCATTATTATGAAGGATAG
- a CDS encoding biotin--[acetyl-CoA-carboxylase] ligase — MKKLIWPINVIILKEVNSTNQYAKKYIHNRYNWIIILTMNQTKGIGMNKNLWYAEKGKNLTFSIVFKPIKILYIKKIYIMNLIVSNAIHKTLSECYNRNNKEKIWIKWPNDIIINNKKIGGILIENSIFSKKIHTIVIGIGLNVFQKEFQKEWNASSLKEIFNPNFDLDYLFYKIIYYFQKEYLFFIIHGEKNIRDYYLNYLYLKDKTSIFYIYKTNSYISGIIRSITDQGFLVIESNKKLYFFYQKEIKYLIIL; from the coding sequence TTGAAAAAATTGATTTGGCCTATAAATGTTATTATATTAAAAGAAGTTAATTCTACAAATCAATATGCTAAAAAATATATTCATAATAGATATAATTGGATAATCATTTTGACAATGAATCAAACTAAAGGAATAGGAATGAATAAAAATTTATGGTATGCAGAAAAAGGAAAAAATTTAACTTTTAGTATTGTTTTTAAACCTATTAAAATTTTATATATAAAAAAAATATATATTATGAATCTTATTGTAAGTAATGCGATACATAAAACTTTATCTGAATGTTATAATAGAAATAATAAAGAAAAAATATGGATTAAGTGGCCTAATGATATTATTATCAATAATAAAAAAATAGGTGGTATTTTAATAGAGAATAGTATTTTTTCAAAAAAGATTCATACTATTGTTATTGGAATAGGTTTAAATGTTTTTCAAAAAGAATTCCAAAAAGAATGGAATGCTTCTTCTTTGAAAGAAATTTTTAATCCAAATTTTGATTTGGATTATCTATTTTATAAAATTATATATTATTTTCAAAAAGAATATCTTTTTTTTATAATTCATGGAGAAAAAAATATACGAGATTATTATCTTAATTACCTATATTTAAAAGATAAAACTTCTATTTTTTATATCTATAAAACGAATAGTTATATTTCTGGAATAATACGATCTATAACAGATCAAGGATTTTTAGTCATAGAATCCAATAAAAAATTATATTTTTTTTATCAGAAAGAAATAAAATATCTTATTATTCTATAA
- a CDS encoding phosphatidylserine decarboxylase family protein: protein MIHKEGFSFLVYTLVIILLLLIFSFFLLSRLVFIFISVFFVILYSFFIFFFRNPKKKSREIHEKNYNIETIISPADGKILKIQKIFENEFFKKNYICISIFMSLFNVHINRFPVSGKVIYVKYYPGKHMIAWKTKSSSYNEHTTTVIKTFKGKKVLFRQIAGFLARRIIIYAKKNSIVKKGDEFGFIKFGSRVDIFLPLNSIILVKKGEKVIGGETKISIIPL from the coding sequence ATGATTCATAAAGAAGGTTTTTCATTTCTAGTATATACGTTAGTAATAATATTATTACTATTAATTTTTTCTTTTTTTCTATTGTCTAGATTAGTTTTTATTTTTATATCAGTTTTTTTTGTTATTCTTTATTCTTTTTTCATCTTCTTTTTTAGAAATCCAAAAAAAAAATCACGTGAAATTCATGAAAAAAATTATAATATAGAAACAATTATTTCTCCTGCTGATGGAAAAATATTGAAAATACAAAAAATTTTTGAAAATGAATTTTTTAAAAAAAACTATATATGCATTTCTATATTTATGTCTCTTTTTAACGTACATATTAACAGGTTTCCTGTTTCTGGAAAAGTTATTTATGTAAAATATTACCCCGGTAAACATATGATAGCGTGGAAAACAAAATCTTCATCATATAATGAACATACAACAACAGTTATAAAGACTTTTAAAGGAAAAAAAGTGTTATTTCGACAAATAGCTGGTTTTTTAGCTAGACGTATTATTATTTATGCAAAAAAAAATTCTATAGTAAAAAAAGGAGATGAATTTGGTTTTATTAAATTTGGATCTAGAGTTGATATTTTCTTACCATTAAATTCTATAATCCTAGTAAAAAAGGGAGAAAAAGTTATTGGAGGTGAAACTAAAATTTCTATAATTCCATTATAA
- a CDS encoding phosphatidate cytidylyltransferase, with the protein MYEKKKYLNFTIRVFTGLIYVILILFSIEKGEKTFRILMMMLSFFCLLEFLLILKINKTLVKISSLFFLFSIFMDFFIKKEKGLIVYIICFIPYSIIFLVIQLFSKKCSHKEKILQISHQIFGLVYIIMPFYLASCIYTMIYHGKQLILGIFILIWTNDSLSYLIGKKWGKRKMAISISPKKSIEGVIGGIVFCLILGFFLYKIWNKKYWFILSIIVPIFSTIGDLVESSIKRSCNVKNSGILFPGHGGFLDRLDSFIFVIPIIATVITSIIYVF; encoded by the coding sequence ATATATGAAAAAAAAAAGTATTTAAACTTTACAATCAGAGTTTTTACTGGATTAATTTATGTTATTTTAATTCTTTTTTCCATTGAAAAAGGAGAAAAAACTTTTAGAATACTAATGATGATGTTGTCTTTCTTTTGTTTGTTAGAATTCCTATTGATACTAAAGATTAATAAAACTTTAGTTAAAATTAGTTCTTTATTTTTTTTGTTTTCAATTTTTATGGATTTTTTTATAAAAAAAGAAAAGGGATTAATAGTATATATAATTTGTTTTATTCCTTATTCTATAATTTTTCTTGTTATTCAATTGTTTTCTAAAAAATGCTCCCATAAAGAAAAAATATTACAAATAAGTCATCAAATTTTTGGATTGGTATATATTATTATGCCATTTTATTTAGCTTCTTGTATATATACTATGATTTATCATGGAAAACAATTGATTTTAGGAATATTTATTTTAATATGGACTAACGATTCTTTATCCTATTTAATAGGAAAAAAATGGGGAAAAAGAAAAATGGCTATATCTATTTCACCTAAAAAATCAATAGAAGGCGTTATTGGTGGTATAGTGTTTTGCTTAATACTAGGGTTTTTTTTATATAAAATATGGAATAAAAAATATTGGTTTATTTTATCTATTATTGTTCCTATTTTTTCTACTATTGGGGATCTTGTAGAATCTTCTATTAAAAGGTCTTGTAACGTAAAAAATTCAGGAATCTTATTTCCTGGTCATGGGGGTTTTTTAGATAGATTAGATAGTTTTATTTTCGTAATTCCTATTATAGCTACTGTAATAACTAGTATTATTTATGTTTTTTAA
- the rsfS gene encoding ribosome silencing factor, translating to MLLEKIIEGIQIVKGKDISIINLKNRENFICDYFVICNGDSHNQVYAISQSIKRITIEKLQKRPWHVEGLKNKEWVLVDYVSIVVHIFQKKLRSYYDIENIWNRNS from the coding sequence TTGCTATTAGAAAAAATCATAGAAGGAATTCAAATAGTTAAAGGAAAAGATATTTCTATTATAAATTTAAAAAATAGGGAAAATTTTATTTGTGATTATTTTGTTATTTGTAATGGAGATTCTCATAATCAAGTATATGCTATTTCTCAATCTATAAAAAGAATAACGATTGAGAAATTACAGAAAAGACCTTGGCATGTAGAAGGATTAAAAAATAAAGAATGGGTTTTGGTTGATTACGTTTCTATTGTTGTTCATATTTTTCAAAAAAAGTTAAGATCATATTATGACATAGAAAATATTTGGAATCGAAATTCATAA
- the obgE gene encoding GTPase ObgE, which produces MKNCFIDFIRIYCKSGDGGTGCVHFYRDRRVIRGGPDGGSGGKGGDIILQGNSNIRTFLHLRYHKHWIAKSGFPGKKNNITGENGKDLLIEVPVGTVVKDEKKNIIMEITKDFQKNILFEGGKGGKGNAFFKNSIVQSPQYAQPGIKTKGFWIFLELKILADVGFVGFPNTGKSTLLSVITKAKPKIGNFAFTTKIPNVGVVKVGFNSFLVADIPGIVENASKGKGLGHRFLRHIERNSVLLFLISSNTKYKKKEYLILLNELKKFNLNLLQKKRLLAISKSDLINHQEKEDIKTIFFKLEEKIVFISSFTKEGLLELIEKLWKLLKN; this is translated from the coding sequence ATGAAAAATTGTTTTATAGATTTTATAAGAATTTATTGTAAAAGTGGAGATGGAGGAACTGGATGTGTTCATTTCTATAGAGATAGACGTGTAATAAGAGGAGGTCCTGATGGAGGATCAGGAGGAAAGGGAGGAGATATTATTCTTCAAGGAAATTCTAATATTCGTACTTTTTTACATTTAAGATATCATAAACACTGGATAGCTAAATCTGGATTTCCGGGTAAAAAAAATAACATAACTGGAGAAAATGGAAAAGATTTATTAATAGAAGTTCCTGTAGGAACTGTAGTAAAAGACGAAAAAAAAAATATAATTATGGAAATTACAAAGGATTTTCAAAAAAATATTTTATTTGAAGGAGGAAAAGGAGGAAAAGGAAATGCTTTTTTCAAAAATTCTATAGTTCAATCTCCTCAATACGCACAACCGGGAATTAAAACAAAAGGATTTTGGATTTTTTTAGAATTAAAAATTTTAGCAGATGTAGGATTTGTAGGATTTCCTAATACTGGAAAATCTACTTTACTTTCTGTAATTACAAAAGCAAAACCTAAAATAGGAAATTTTGCTTTTACTACAAAAATTCCAAATGTAGGAGTAGTAAAAGTAGGGTTTAATTCTTTTTTAGTAGCTGATATTCCTGGAATTGTAGAAAATGCATCTAAAGGAAAAGGTTTAGGACATCGTTTTTTAAGACATATAGAACGAAATTCTGTTTTATTATTTTTAATTTCTTCAAACACGAAATACAAAAAAAAAGAATATTTAATTTTGTTAAATGAATTAAAAAAATTTAATTTAAATCTTTTACAAAAAAAACGTTTATTAGCGATATCTAAATCTGATTTGATAAATCATCAAGAAAAAGAGGATATAAAAACAATTTTTTTTAAATTGGAAGAAAAAATTGTTTTTATATCCTCTTTTACAAAAGAAGGATTATTAGAATTAATCGAAAAATTATGGAAATTATTAAAAAATTAA
- the yidC gene encoding membrane protein insertase YidC, giving the protein MKDRNLDYNSIIGLILILFVLIIFTYFNNNNTITTNNNYKKLNLNHQITSIADKRKENHFFLLENNVLKLKISSLGGGIHDVLLKKYKAYDSILSSHAKNLYLIKNSSFLYKLSFLNQKEGLNIDTNTLYFQPFLLKKNDKKYRGKTLIMRAKNPYGKGFLDYIYTIGEKDRYDIEFSIRTKNFHFENNKKKERFISYLDLEYKILSLEKDRDWENSYTQVCYSISNNNEKTNRSVKYLSEKKTEDKNLYDVNWIAYKQQFFSFIFIPEKMLKSVFVRSENFSSGSFLKKIQLKTSINSVKDEDLSFRFYFGPLDLKILKKYQNEFENIIPFGWGFLKWINKYFFLIIFQLLEKTNLNYGVIVILMTIVVKLILYPITYKQYKLSATMKLIRPEIEKLNHKYKKDVFKKQRAIMELYRNVGINPMSGCISTLFQIPIFYSLFKFFPTIINLRGKSFLWVEDLTSYDSIFKLPFFIPFYGNHVSLLTLLYSLALLIYTKLSNNGRKNFSQNENDSSIPDMNFLLYMMPIVMLLFINSYASALSLYYFTSNIINIGFFFFIKEFMLNKKKNIIKILEKKVIKKNYMTKEITDKRNDNKSKGLIE; this is encoded by the coding sequence ATGAAGGATAGAAATTTAGATTATAATTCCATAATAGGATTAATTCTTATATTATTTGTTTTGATAATTTTTACTTATTTCAACAATAATAATACTATTACTACTAATAATAATTATAAGAAATTAAATTTAAATCATCAAATAACTTCAATTGCAGATAAAAGAAAAGAAAATCATTTTTTTTTATTAGAAAATAATGTTTTAAAACTAAAAATATCTAGTTTAGGAGGAGGGATTCATGATGTTCTTTTAAAAAAATATAAAGCATATGATTCTATATTATCATCTCATGCTAAAAATCTTTATTTAATTAAAAATTCTAGTTTTTTGTACAAATTATCTTTTTTAAATCAAAAAGAGGGATTAAATATTGATACAAATACTTTATATTTTCAGCCTTTTTTATTAAAAAAAAATGATAAAAAATATAGAGGTAAGACTCTTATTATGAGAGCTAAAAATCCTTATGGAAAAGGATTTTTAGATTATATATATACAATAGGAGAAAAAGATCGATATGACATTGAGTTTTCTATTAGAACTAAAAATTTTCATTTTGAAAATAATAAAAAAAAGGAAAGATTTATTTCTTATTTAGATTTAGAATATAAAATTTTATCCTTAGAAAAAGATAGAGATTGGGAAAATTCATATACTCAAGTATGTTATTCTATTTCTAACAATAATGAAAAAACGAATCGTTCTGTAAAATATTTATCTGAAAAAAAAACAGAAGATAAAAATTTATATGATGTGAATTGGATCGCATATAAACAACAATTTTTTTCTTTTATCTTTATTCCTGAAAAAATGTTAAAAAGTGTTTTTGTTCGGTCTGAAAATTTTTCTTCAGGATCTTTTCTAAAAAAAATTCAATTAAAAACATCCATAAATTCTGTAAAAGACGAAGATCTTTCTTTTCGGTTTTATTTTGGACCTCTGGACCTGAAAATATTGAAAAAATATCAAAATGAATTCGAAAATATTATTCCGTTTGGTTGGGGTTTTTTAAAATGGATCAATAAATATTTTTTTTTAATAATTTTTCAATTATTGGAAAAAACAAATTTAAATTATGGCGTCATTGTTATTTTGATGACTATAGTTGTAAAATTAATATTATATCCAATCACTTATAAACAATATAAGTTAAGTGCTACAATGAAATTAATTCGTCCAGAGATAGAAAAATTAAATCATAAATATAAAAAAGATGTTTTTAAAAAACAAAGAGCAATAATGGAATTATATCGTAATGTTGGAATTAATCCAATGTCTGGATGTATTTCTACATTATTTCAAATTCCTATTTTTTATTCCTTATTTAAATTTTTTCCTACTATAATTAATTTGAGAGGAAAATCTTTTTTGTGGGTAGAAGATCTTACATCATATGATTCAATATTCAAATTACCTTTTTTTATTCCTTTTTATGGAAATCACGTAAGTTTACTTACTTTATTGTATTCTTTAGCTTTATTGATTTACACAAAACTTAGCAATAATGGAAGAAAAAATTTTTCTCAAAACGAAAATGATTCTTCTATCCCTGATATGAATTTTTTATTATATATGATGCCTATTGTAATGTTGTTATTTATAAATAGTTATGCGTCTGCTTTATCTTTATATTATTTTACTTCTAATATAATTAATATTGGATTTTTCTTTTTTATTAAAGAATTTATGTTGAATAAGAAAAAAAATATTATAAAAATTCTAGAAAAAAAAGTTATAAAAAAAAATTATATGACAAAGGAAATAACAGATAAAAGGAATGACAATAAATCTAAGGGGCTTATAGAATAA
- the clpX gene encoding ATP-dependent Clp protease ATP-binding subunit ClpX: MEDSLKCNFCGKNKNHITFLVSGINGQICNLCIEKIYSIIQKKFLEKKYTENHDEFTSFNKKPKEIKSFLDKYVIGQDEAKKIISVAVYNHYKRIQKQHKEKDSKNIEIEKSNVLLIGKTGTGKTLLAKSISKFLKIPFAIADATTLTEAGYVGEDVESILTKLLQSVNYNIDTAEKGIIFLDEIDKISRKSNNPSITRDVSGEGVQQALLKILEGSIINVPPQGGRKHPDQKMIPINTENILFIAGGTFDGIEKIISDRIEKTPIGFISKKRRKTEEKNYLKNILSEDLNKFGLIPEIIGRFPIVTYLNPLNKNTLKKILVEPKNALIKQYQKLFDMDHISLNITDEALNIIVDKTFQLGLGARGLRTFCEKIFLDYMYDIENCNDLLNIDQNIVKQKLYYS; the protein is encoded by the coding sequence ATGGAAGATTCGTTAAAATGTAATTTCTGTGGAAAGAATAAAAACCATATTACTTTTCTTGTATCGGGGATTAACGGACAGATTTGTAATCTTTGTATAGAAAAAATTTATTCCATAATTCAAAAAAAATTTTTAGAAAAAAAATATACTGAAAATCATGATGAGTTTACGTCTTTTAATAAAAAACCTAAAGAAATAAAATCTTTTTTAGACAAGTATGTTATAGGACAAGATGAAGCAAAAAAAATTATATCCGTAGCGGTTTATAATCATTATAAACGAATTCAAAAACAACACAAAGAAAAAGATTCCAAAAATATAGAAATAGAAAAATCTAATGTATTATTAATCGGAAAAACAGGAACAGGGAAAACTTTACTAGCAAAAAGTATATCAAAATTTTTAAAAATTCCTTTTGCTATAGCCGATGCTACTACCTTAACTGAAGCAGGATATGTAGGTGAAGATGTAGAATCAATTTTAACTAAGTTATTACAATCGGTTAATTATAATATAGATACTGCTGAAAAAGGAATTATTTTTTTAGATGAAATAGATAAAATTTCTAGAAAAAGTAATAACCCTTCTATTACTAGAGATGTATCTGGAGAAGGAGTTCAACAAGCTTTATTAAAAATATTAGAGGGATCCATAATAAATGTCCCTCCACAAGGAGGAAGAAAACATCCCGATCAAAAAATGATACCAATTAATACTGAGAATATATTATTTATAGCTGGAGGAACTTTTGATGGTATAGAAAAAATAATTTCTGATAGAATAGAAAAAACACCTATTGGTTTTATTTCTAAAAAAAGAAGAAAAACAGAAGAAAAAAATTATCTAAAAAATATTCTTTCTGAAGACTTAAATAAATTTGGATTAATCCCAGAAATTATAGGAAGATTTCCTATTGTTACTTATTTAAATCCATTAAACAAAAATACATTAAAAAAAATTTTAGTTGAACCAAAAAATGCTTTAATTAAACAATATCAAAAATTATTTGATATGGATCATATTTCCTTGAATATCACAGATGAAGCGTTAAATATTATAGTAGATAAAACTTTTCAATTGGGATTAGGAGCTAGAGGATTACGAACGTTTTGTGAAAAAATATTTTTAGATTATATGTACGATATAGAAAATTGCAACGATCTATTAAATATAGATCAGAATATTGTAAAACAAAAATTATATTATTCTTAA
- the ftsH gene encoding ATP-dependent zinc metalloprotease FtsH yields the protein MIDKKIKNKNNFFWVYAVIFAIFLGIFFFKSSFSNPRKIDQDTFFDILSKGEIQKIIVKHKETVYVYLKKEFLPEKNPSQNIIRKNNNEKKFITQQPLQYEFEIGDLQFFQKKFEEYKKKYKLNTIIDFKNQQEYTITKFFFDYGIFFILLILFWIFLFRRIGSPTGGPGSQIFNIGKSRARLFDESDNVKITFKDVAGLEEAKEEVQEIVEFLKSPKKYTKLGGKIPRGALLIGQPGTGKTLLAKAVAGEAKVPFFSLSGSDFVEMFVGVGASRVRDLFEKAKEKSPCIIFIDEIDAIGRARGKSNIAGSNDERENTLNQLLTEMDGFGTHTNVIVLAATNRSDILDKALLRPGRFDRTILVDPPELNERKEIFRVHLKKLVLSDNVDIDFLSRQTPGFSGADIANVCNESALIAARKDRHQIENQDFLDAIDRIIGGLEKKNKIIKPNEKKRIAYHEAGHATISWLLEHASPLVKVTIVPRGKSLGSAWYLPEERQLTTPEQMKDEICALLAGRSAEEIIFSSISTGALNDLEKVTKQAQSMVAIFGLNEKIGNISYYDSTGQNEFSFSKPYSEKTAQIIDEEISKIITEQYQRAKNILKDNEKKLSILANKLLEKEVIFREDLKKIFGERPYPDDIGDMLNTVTNTSSS from the coding sequence ATGATAGACAAAAAAATAAAAAATAAAAATAACTTTTTTTGGGTATATGCGGTTATATTTGCTATATTTTTGGGAATATTTTTTTTTAAATCTTCATTTTCTAATCCTAGAAAAATAGATCAGGATACTTTTTTTGATATCCTTTCTAAAGGAGAAATCCAAAAAATTATAGTAAAACATAAAGAAACAGTATATGTTTATTTAAAAAAAGAATTCTTACCGGAAAAGAACCCTTCTCAAAATATTATTAGAAAAAATAATAATGAAAAAAAATTTATAACACAACAACCATTGCAATATGAATTTGAAATAGGAGATTTACAATTTTTTCAAAAAAAGTTTGAAGAATATAAAAAAAAATACAAGTTAAATACTATTATTGATTTTAAAAATCAACAAGAATATACTATTACAAAATTTTTTTTTGATTATGGTATATTTTTTATATTATTAATTCTTTTTTGGATTTTTTTATTTAGGAGAATAGGATCTCCTACTGGAGGTCCTGGAAGTCAAATATTTAATATAGGAAAATCAAGAGCTAGATTATTTGATGAAAGTGATAATGTTAAAATTACGTTTAAAGACGTAGCTGGGTTAGAAGAGGCAAAAGAAGAAGTTCAAGAAATAGTAGAATTTTTAAAAAGTCCTAAAAAATATACTAAACTTGGAGGAAAAATCCCTAGAGGAGCCTTGTTGATAGGACAACCAGGAACAGGAAAAACTTTATTGGCAAAAGCAGTAGCTGGAGAAGCGAAAGTTCCATTTTTTTCTTTATCAGGATCAGATTTTGTAGAAATGTTTGTAGGAGTAGGAGCTTCTAGAGTGAGAGATTTATTTGAAAAAGCTAAAGAAAAATCTCCATGTATTATATTTATTGATGAAATAGATGCAATAGGAAGAGCTCGTGGAAAAAGCAATATAGCGGGATCAAATGATGAAAGAGAAAATACTTTAAATCAACTTTTGACAGAAATGGATGGATTTGGAACTCATACAAATGTTATTGTTTTAGCTGCTACCAATAGATCCGATATTTTAGATAAGGCTTTACTTCGTCCTGGTCGTTTTGACCGTACTATATTAGTAGATCCACCTGAATTAAATGAAAGAAAAGAAATATTTCGTGTACATCTTAAAAAATTAGTATTGTCTGATAATGTTGATATAGATTTTTTATCAAGACAAACTCCAGGATTTAGTGGAGCAGATATTGCTAATGTTTGTAATGAATCCGCTCTTATTGCCGCTAGAAAGGATAGACATCAAATTGAAAATCAAGATTTTCTTGATGCAATAGATCGTATTATTGGAGGTTTAGAAAAGAAGAATAAAATTATAAAACCAAATGAAAAAAAACGAATTGCTTATCATGAAGCAGGACATGCTACAATAAGTTGGTTATTAGAACATGCATCACCTTTAGTAAAAGTCACTATAGTCCCAAGAGGAAAATCTTTAGGGTCAGCTTGGTATCTTCCAGAAGAGAGACAATTAACAACTCCAGAACAAATGAAAGATGAAATATGTGCACTATTAGCAGGAAGATCAGCAGAAGAAATTATTTTTAGTAGCATATCTACTGGAGCTCTAAATGATTTAGAAAAAGTAACTAAACAAGCTCAATCTATGGTAGCTATTTTTGGACTGAATGAAAAAATTGGAAATATTTCTTATTACGATTCAACAGGACAAAACGAATTTTCTTTTTCCAAACCTTATAGTGAAAAAACGGCTCAAATTATAGATGAAGAAATATCCAAAATTATAACAGAACAATATCAAAGAGCTAAAAATATACTGAAAGATAATGAAAAAAAATTATCTATATTGGCTAATAAATTATTAGAAAAAGAAGTTATTTTTAGAGAAGATTTGAAAAAAATATTTGGAGAAAGACCTTATCCTGACGATATTGGTGATATGTTAAATACTGTTACTAATACTTCTTCTTCTTGA